AGAAGCTGTTGAAAAAGCTATAAAACCAAACACTAAAGTGATATACATGGAAATCATGACAAATCCTCTAATAAGAGTTTTTGACGTTGTGGAAGTTGCAAATATCGCAAAAAAGCACAATATAAAATTGATTGTTGACAATACTTTTACAACCCCTTATTTGATAAAACCAATTGAATTAGGAGCCTATGCTGTAATACACAGTGCAACAAAATACATCAACGGCCACAGCGATGTCATCGCCGGACTTATAGCAGGTAATAAAGAATTTATATCCCGCACAAAAAGAATCACACAAAACTTCGGTGGTTCAATGAGTCCATTTGACGCTTGGCTGGTTTTAAGAGGAGCAAAAACTCTATTCTTAAGAATGAGAGAACACTGTAAAAACGCAATGGAACTGGCTAAATTCTTAGAAAGCCATCCAAAAGTCAAAAAAGTGTATTATCCCGGACTTCCTTCTCATCCTGACTACAGCGTTTCAAAGAAGTTGTTTAAAGATGAGTTTGGAGGTATGTTAAGTTTTGAAATAGAAGGTGGAGAACCTGAAGTAGATAAGTTTATGCAAGAGCTGAAACTGGTGAAATTTGCTCCTTCACTGGCAGGAGTACAAACCATGATAACTCATCCAAAATCCACTTCCCATAGGTCTCTCAGCAAGGAAGAATTAAACGCGTTAGGAATTTCAGAAGGGCTTATAAGAGTTTCTGTTGGAATAGAGGAAATAGAAGATATTATAAATGACTTCAAACAAGCTCTTGACAAAGTATAATAAAAAAAGAAGTTTAGGGCTTTCCCTAAACTTTTTTATATTTCATCTAGCGCCTTTAATACCTCTTCAACGTGTCCATCTACTTTTACCCTTCTAAATATTTTCCTAACAATTCCTTCAGAGTCAATGATAAAAGTTGACCTTTCTATTCCCATTTTCTTTTTGCCATACATGTTTTTCTCTTTGTATACCCCATATTCTGTAGACACTTTCGCATCTTTGTCACTTAGAAGAATAAAAGGAAGATTGAATTTTTCAATAAACTTCTTATGAGAAGTTTCATCATCTAAACTTATACCTATTACGACAGCATTTTTCTCTTCTATTGACTTTATGTTATCTCTAAAAGAAACAGCTTCTTTTGTACAACCTGGAGTGTTATCTTTTGGATAAAAGTATAAAACAACCTTTTTACCTAAAAAATCTGAAAGGGAAACTTGTTTTCCATCATGGGTATTTAAAGTAAAGTCAGGAGCCTTTTTACTTAGCTCTACCATGCTATCCCTACTTTCTAAAATTATTTTCTTTAGATAATTATTATTCTTTATCTAAATTATATCTATTCTCTTTAAAAAATTCAATAGCTTTTTATCTCTCTCATCAGTTCTTCAAATTGGGAAAAATCAAGGGACTGTTCTCCATCAGATAAAGCTTTATCGGGCTCAGGGTGGATTTCTACCATTATTCCGTCTGCACCAGCAGCTATTGCAGCTTTTGCCATCGGTATGATTAAGCTTCTTTTCCCTGTACCATGGCTTACATCTGCGATAATAGGCAAGTTTGAAAGTTCATGAATTACTGGAATAGCAGCTATATCTAAAGTATTTCGCGTATAAGTTTCAAAAGTCCTTATACCTCTTTCACACATGATGATGTTGGCGTTTCCTTCAATAGCAATATATTCCGCTGCATAAAGCCACTCCTCATATGTGGCTGAAAATCCCCGCTTTAACAAAACAGGCTTTTTGGTTTTTCCTACCTCTTTGAGAAGTGAAAAATTCTGCATATTTCTTGAACCTATTTGAAAAACATCAGCATATCTTTCAACAATTTCAACATCCCTCACATCCAAAACTTCAGTTACAACAGGCAAATTAAACATATCGCCTACATTTCTTAGCATTTTAAGTCCATCAATACCTAAACCTTGAAAAGAATAAGGAGAGGTGCGGGGCTTATAAGCTCCTCCTCTTAAAGCATTTGCGCCCCAGCTTTTAACTATTTCTGCTGTTTTTACAAGCATTTCTTCATTCTCAACAGCGCAGGGTCCTGCTATTATAAGTTTGTCTTTACCCATAGTTATATTCCCAATTTTTATTGATATTTTGTTATTTTTGTCGCCAATTATTTTAAGGTTCATTTTCATCACCTTCATAAAACTTCTTTTAAGCTGGATACAAAACTTTTAACTTCCTGTAACATTTCAGATTTATTATACCCTTTAGCAATTCTTTCTACAAGTGCACTCCCTACAATAATTCCATCACTGAAATCTTTTAATTTTTTCGCCATCTCCGGAGTAGATATGCCAAACCCTATTGCCTTTGGCATATTGGTGTATTGAGAGACTGTCTTCATATATTCTTCAATGTCAGTTTCAATATCCTCCCTCGCACCTGTCACACCTGTAATTGAAACGCAATATACAAATCCTTTGCCATTTTCAGTAATTAATTTTATCCTCTCTTTTGATGTTGGGGCAACTAAAGGTATTAAATAAATATCGTATTTATCTGCTTCCTCAGAAATATCTTTTCTCTCTTCAATAGGCAAGTCTGGAATGATAAGCCCATCTATCCCTACATCTTTTGACTCTTTTAAAAATTTTTGTATGCCATATTTGAATATAGAGTTATAGTAGACAAGGTAAACCAGAGGGATATCACTTTTTAACCTTATTTTTTCTACTATTTTCATTATATCAGGAATTTTTACACCTTTATTTAAAGCTCTTTGTGAAGAAGCCTGTATTGTAGGTCCATCAGCTAATGGATCAGAATAAGGTATTCCCAGTTCTATTATATCCGCTCCTGCTTCTTCCAAAGCCAAGACTATATCATAAGTCGTCTCTATATCCGGGTCTCCTG
The sequence above is a segment of the Thermoanaerobacter ethanolicus JW 200 genome. Coding sequences within it:
- a CDS encoding trans-sulfuration enzyme family protein encodes the protein MDLSFKTKVVHTGNYIDKEIPPMPKTLPIYQTSVFTFDTLEEVYDYLGGNPSRYMYTRLGNPNQTAVEELIASLEGAEAGQSCSSGMAAISSALLAEVNSGDHIIAAKDIYGGTNSLFNAEFKRLNIDVTLVDFSDLEAVEKAIKPNTKVIYMEIMTNPLIRVFDVVEVANIAKKHNIKLIVDNTFTTPYLIKPIELGAYAVIHSATKYINGHSDVIAGLIAGNKEFISRTKRITQNFGGSMSPFDAWLVLRGAKTLFLRMREHCKNAMELAKFLESHPKVKKVYYPGLPSHPDYSVSKKLFKDEFGGMLSFEIEGGEPEVDKFMQELKLVKFAPSLAGVQTMITHPKSTSHRSLSKEELNALGISEGLIRVSVGIEEIEDIINDFKQALDKV
- the bcp gene encoding thioredoxin-dependent thiol peroxidase — translated: MVELSKKAPDFTLNTHDGKQVSLSDFLGKKVVLYFYPKDNTPGCTKEAVSFRDNIKSIEEKNAVVIGISLDDETSHKKFIEKFNLPFILLSDKDAKVSTEYGVYKEKNMYGKKKMGIERSTFIIDSEGIVRKIFRRVKVDGHVEEVLKALDEI
- the aroF gene encoding 3-deoxy-7-phosphoheptulonate synthase; protein product: MNLKIIGDKNNKISIKIGNITMGKDKLIIAGPCAVENEEMLVKTAEIVKSWGANALRGGAYKPRTSPYSFQGLGIDGLKMLRNVGDMFNLPVVTEVLDVRDVEIVERYADVFQIGSRNMQNFSLLKEVGKTKKPVLLKRGFSATYEEWLYAAEYIAIEGNANIIMCERGIRTFETYTRNTLDIAAIPVIHELSNLPIIADVSHGTGKRSLIIPMAKAAIAAGADGIMVEIHPEPDKALSDGEQSLDFSQFEELMREIKSY
- the trpA gene encoding tryptophan synthase subunit alpha; translated protein: MNRIDKKFEALKGEGRKALITFITAGDPDIETTYDIVLALEEAGADIIELGIPYSDPLADGPTIQASSQRALNKGVKIPDIMKIVEKIRLKSDIPLVYLVYYNSIFKYGIQKFLKESKDVGIDGLIIPDLPIEERKDISEEADKYDIYLIPLVAPTSKERIKLITENGKGFVYCVSITGVTGAREDIETDIEEYMKTVSQYTNMPKAIGFGISTPEMAKKLKDFSDGIIVGSALVERIAKGYNKSEMLQEVKSFVSSLKEVL